ACTCTGCCCCGCAGACCTATACGGTGGATCGCGTGACGCTCGGCACGACCACGGCGTCGGCGATTCGCACCGCCGCCTTTGGAAACCCGGACCTGAAGCCGGAGAAGGGTGAGGAGCTCGAGCTCGGCTTCGACATGGGCCTGTTCACCGACAGGATGAACGTGGACTTCACGTACTACAACAAGACGACGAAGGACATGCTGCAGTCCATCTCGGTGCCGGCTTCCACGGGCTTCATCAGCTCGCAGTTGACGAACCTCGGCGAGGTGAACAACCGTGGCATCGAGGTGGCCCTGACCGGCACACCGATCCAGCGGAACAACTTCTCGTGGCAGACGCAGCTCAACTACTCGACGAATCGCAACGAGCTGGTGACGTTCGGGGTCAAGGACAAGATTCTCGATACGCCGAGCGGTCAGGCGTACGGATCCGTTCAGCAGCACCGGGCGGGATATCCGCTCGGCGGCTATTGGGTGGCGCGTGTTCTTCGCGCTGCCGACGGATCGGCGATCCTGACGACCGCGGGAGCGGCGACCTTCGACACGGCCAGAGTTTACCTCGGACCGTCCACACCGACGCGCGAGATCGGGTTCTCCAACACCATCACGCTGTTCCGGAACCTGCGACTGTACGCGCTGCTCGACCACAAGGGCGGCCATTACATCTTCAATCTGCAGGAGCGCAACCGCTGCCAGGCGAGCGACAACTGCACGCGCAACAACGATCCTCGCGCGCGGTTCCCGCAGACGGCGGCAGATACGATCCTCTTCAAGGAGATCGCGGTTTACAAGAACTCATCCGTCTCGCCGGAGTGGATCCAGAAGGCGGATTTCACTAAGCTGCGCGAGCTGTCTCTCACCTACGACCTACCTGAAACGCTGATGCGGCGTTTCGGAGGCAGGGGCGCCAGCATCACAGTATCCGGGCGAAACCTGAAGCTCTGGAGCGATTATGAAGGAGCTGACCCGGAGGTCAACACGTACGGCGGACGCAACTTCGTGCGTGTGGACGCCTATGCAGCGCCTGTGCCCCGCCGCCTGTCGGCCACATTCACCGTCCAGTACTGATGCGGAGAGACCACATCATGACCAATAAGAGCAGATCGAATAGCCGGTGGGCCGGTCTCGTCAGGATCGGAGCCCTGGCCCTCGCCGTCGCGAGCGCGTCGGCATGTAACGACTTCCTGACCGCCTCGAATCCCGGCGCGGTCGAGGAGCCGGACGTCACCGACGTGGCGTATATCGGGCTGATAGCCAACGGTCCGATCTACGGATTCCAGGACGCGAACGACGACCTCACCTACTGGAATGGCCAGCTGACCGACGAGCTCGTGAACAGAGGCAACAACAATCCTTTCGTTGAGGAAGGCCAGATAGATCGTCGCGAGCTCTACTCGGACATGAGCTACATCAACGCGTTCCTCTATGCGCCGATGCAGCGTGCCCGATTCCTTGGCGATGATGGGACGGCGCGTCTCAAGACGCTCCTCGCCGACTCGGCGTCCAGCGATCTCCGGGTGGCGAGAGCCCTCGCCTTCGCCGGCTACAGCTACACCGTTCTCGGCGAGACGTTCTGCGTGACACCGATTGACCTCGGCGTTCCGAAGACCACCGAGGAAATGATGACCGACGCGATCGCGCGCTTTCAGGAGGCAGTAACCGTGGCAAACGCGGCGAAAGCTAAGGCCCAGTCGCGCACGCCCGTCAACACCGCAACGGTGCTCGGGGCGGATTCGGTTCGCACCTTCGCCCTGGTCGGTGCGGCGCGCGCTGCGCTGAACAGAAACGACAAGACAGCCGCGGCCAATTTCGCCGGTCAGGTTCCCGCGAGTTTCATTTACTTGCTCTACTACTCGGATAACACGACCGCGCAGAACAACCGCACGTACAATCGTCTAACGGTCGGCAGCAATGCGTGGCTCAACTTCACGCCATTCGCGGCGATGACGACCGATCCGCGCGTACCGCGAATTACCGGAACGACGACGAGAGCGGGCACACCGCTCGCGTCGTCGGCGTACAGCACGTTCAACAACTCGGTTGTGGGCGCCAATTTCGCGGCGGTCATGTCGTTCCGGATCGCATCCGGGCTCGAGACGAGGTATATCATCGCCGAGACCCAGGGACCGACGGCGGCCACACTGGTATTCGTGAACGAACGGCGCGCCGCCGGCAATCAGGCGGCGGTCAGCCTCTCCGGAGACGCGCTGATGGCCGAGCTGCGCGATCAGCGGAGCCGTGATTTCTATCTCGACGGCCATCGCCTCGGTGATCTGCGCCGGTACAAGAAGTACTACAACGTGGATCTCTTCCCGAAGGGACCGTATCCCGGCAGCACGTCCGGTCAGATCTACGACGAGACGATCACCTGCTGGCCGCTTCCAACCAACGAGATCAACGGGAACCCCAACATCCCGAAGGGCTGATACGGGCCATGATCTCAGCAGAGCCCCCGGCGCCCGCCGGGGGCTCTGTCACATCCGGGCCCTGACGATGACACGGGCGGGAATTCGGGTTGCCTGCTTACATTATGTTCGATACCGTTGGGATCGGTCCGGGCGCGGCCAGGGGTACGATCCTTCCCCGGTGTTCCGTGTACTAACACCGCACCACTGGTACGCCCAGCTCCATATCACGCAAGGAGTAGTCTCCGAATGCGAAAGTCCGGAATCCTGTTTGCCCTGCTCCTTGGCGTTGCCTGCAAAGGGTCGGAGCCTGTCTCTCCGCCTGTCACGACTACCGTGATGGTGACCTCGACACCGTCGCAGATCACGGTGAACGAGACTGCGCAGGCGAGCGCCA
The window above is part of the Gemmatimonadaceae bacterium genome. Proteins encoded here:
- a CDS encoding RagB/SusD family nutrient uptake outer membrane protein, translating into MTNKSRSNSRWAGLVRIGALALAVASASACNDFLTASNPGAVEEPDVTDVAYIGLIANGPIYGFQDANDDLTYWNGQLTDELVNRGNNNPFVEEGQIDRRELYSDMSYINAFLYAPMQRARFLGDDGTARLKTLLADSASSDLRVARALAFAGYSYTVLGETFCVTPIDLGVPKTTEEMMTDAIARFQEAVTVANAAKAKAQSRTPVNTATVLGADSVRTFALVGAARAALNRNDKTAAANFAGQVPASFIYLLYYSDNTTAQNNRTYNRLTVGSNAWLNFTPFAAMTTDPRVPRITGTTTRAGTPLASSAYSTFNNSVVGANFAAVMSFRIASGLETRYIIAETQGPTAATLVFVNERRAAGNQAAVSLSGDALMAELRDQRSRDFYLDGHRLGDLRRYKKYYNVDLFPKGPYPGSTSGQIYDETITCWPLPTNEINGNPNIPKG